Proteins from a genomic interval of Diaminobutyricimonas aerilata:
- the lexA gene encoding transcriptional repressor LexA: MDETTPAGDRATRRRKSLSDKQMAILEAIQRSVASRGYPPSMREIGDAVGLSSLSSVTHQLNQLELSGYLRRDPNRPRALEVLIDVPSTSDAEPATSTIGDAALVPLVGRIAAGIPITAEQQVDEVFPLPRQLVGKGELFMLKVVGESMIDAAICDGDWVVVRQQNTAENGEIVAAMLDDEATVKVFRQRDGHTWLLPRNSAFEPILGDYAQVLGKVVAVLRSV, encoded by the coding sequence ATGGACGAGACGACACCCGCCGGCGATCGTGCGACCCGGCGCCGCAAGAGCCTCAGCGACAAGCAGATGGCGATCCTCGAGGCGATCCAGCGGTCCGTCGCGAGCCGGGGCTATCCGCCGAGCATGCGCGAGATCGGCGACGCCGTCGGGCTGTCGTCGCTCTCGAGCGTCACCCACCAGCTCAACCAGCTCGAACTGAGCGGCTACCTGCGACGCGACCCGAACCGTCCGCGGGCCCTCGAGGTGCTCATCGACGTGCCCTCGACCTCCGACGCGGAGCCCGCCACCTCGACCATCGGAGACGCCGCCCTGGTGCCGCTTGTCGGCCGCATCGCGGCGGGCATCCCGATCACCGCGGAGCAGCAGGTGGACGAGGTGTTCCCGCTCCCCCGCCAGCTCGTGGGCAAGGGCGAGCTGTTCATGCTCAAGGTCGTCGGCGAGTCGATGATCGACGCCGCGATCTGCGACGGCGACTGGGTCGTCGTGCGCCAGCAGAACACCGCCGAGAACGGCGAGATCGTCGCCGCGATGCTCGACGACGAGGCCACCGTCAAGGTGTTCCGTCAGCGCGACGGCCACACCTGGCTGCTGCCGCGCAACAGCGCGTTCGAACCGATCCTCGGCGACTACGCGCAAGTGCTCGGCAAGGTCGTCGCCGTGCTGCGTTCGGTCTGA
- a CDS encoding ABC transporter ATP-binding protein has product MIEAHGLTKRYGPKTAVDGIDFTIPPGRVTGFLGPNGAGKSTTMRMIVGLDRPDAGSVLVSGSPYARLRAPLHEVGVLLDAKAVHPGRTAEKHLLALAATHRIPRRRVREVIELTGLETVARKRVGGFSLGMGQRLGIAAAMLGDPRVLILDEPVNGLDPEGVRWVRMLLRHLASEGRTVLLSSHLMSEMAQTADHLIVIGRGRVLADAPVDQVVGAGTTLVRVRTPRPDALTAALPGVQIAVAEDGALEATGATPEQIGDAAARAGIPLHELTTVAGSLEDAYLDLTRDAVEYGSAAIGATR; this is encoded by the coding sequence ATGATCGAGGCACACGGCCTCACCAAGCGGTACGGGCCGAAGACCGCGGTCGACGGCATCGACTTCACCATCCCGCCGGGGCGGGTCACCGGCTTCCTCGGGCCGAACGGCGCCGGCAAGTCCACCACCATGCGGATGATCGTCGGCCTGGATCGTCCGGACGCCGGCAGCGTGCTCGTGTCGGGCAGTCCCTACGCCCGGCTGCGTGCCCCGCTGCACGAGGTGGGCGTGCTGCTCGACGCGAAGGCCGTGCATCCGGGCCGCACTGCCGAGAAGCACCTGCTGGCTCTCGCCGCGACCCACCGCATCCCCCGCCGCCGGGTGCGCGAGGTCATCGAACTCACCGGCCTCGAGACAGTCGCCCGCAAACGCGTGGGCGGGTTCTCGCTCGGTATGGGGCAGCGCCTCGGCATCGCCGCGGCGATGCTCGGCGATCCGCGCGTACTCATCCTCGACGAACCGGTCAACGGCCTCGACCCCGAAGGCGTGCGCTGGGTGCGGATGCTGCTGCGGCACCTCGCGAGCGAGGGACGCACGGTGCTGCTCTCCTCGCACCTGATGAGCGAGATGGCTCAGACGGCCGACCACCTCATCGTGATCGGCCGGGGTCGCGTGCTCGCTGACGCTCCCGTCGATCAGGTCGTCGGTGCCGGAACGACGCTCGTGCGCGTGCGCACACCCCGTCCCGATGCCTTGACCGCCGCCCTCCCGGGCGTGCAGATCGCGGTCGCGGAGGACGGCGCCCTCGAGGCGACCGGCGCGACCCCCGAGCAGATCGGCGACGCCGCGGCGCGCGCGGGGATCCCGCTGCACGAACTCACCACGGTCGCGGGCTCCCTCGAGGACGCCTATCTCGACCTCACCCGGGACGCCGTCGAATACGGCTCGGCAGCGATCGGGGCGACCCGATGA
- a CDS encoding ABC transporter permease: MSAAIVDRRGVSSAGVVAGEWIKLSSLRSTVWLLAVTVVVSIGFGLLLASTAPFPPGPVPVEERAAFVAPVFGAGVLFTQLIAAVLGVLTMSGEYSSGMVRSSMTAVPRRIPVLAAKAVVLGVTVWVVAALSGFGGYLATLPALAERGLDVPLTDPTLLGQLLGGPTYLALVALFALGVGTLLRSSAGGIIVVIAVILVLPVLVVLLPAEIAEAVTPALLPTAGEQIVGFGRGVLEYWQAMAVAVAWAAGSLVPAALVLKRRDV, from the coding sequence ATGAGCGCCGCGATCGTGGACCGTCGCGGGGTGAGCTCCGCCGGGGTGGTCGCCGGGGAGTGGATCAAGCTCTCGTCGCTGCGTTCGACCGTGTGGCTCCTCGCCGTGACCGTCGTGGTCTCGATCGGGTTCGGGCTGCTGCTGGCCTCGACCGCCCCGTTCCCGCCCGGACCCGTTCCGGTCGAGGAGCGTGCGGCGTTCGTCGCCCCCGTGTTCGGTGCCGGCGTGCTGTTCACGCAACTGATCGCCGCGGTACTCGGCGTGCTCACCATGAGCGGCGAGTACTCCTCCGGCATGGTGCGGTCGAGCATGACGGCCGTTCCGCGGCGCATCCCGGTGCTCGCGGCGAAGGCCGTCGTGCTCGGGGTGACCGTGTGGGTCGTCGCGGCGTTGAGCGGCTTCGGCGGCTACCTCGCCACCTTGCCGGCCCTCGCCGAACGCGGCCTCGACGTGCCGCTCACCGACCCCACGCTGCTCGGCCAGCTGCTGGGCGGACCGACCTACCTCGCCCTCGTGGCGCTCTTCGCCCTCGGAGTCGGCACGCTGCTGCGGTCGAGCGCCGGAGGGATCATCGTGGTCATCGCGGTCATTCTCGTCCTGCCCGTGCTCGTCGTGCTGCTGCCGGCCGAGATCGCGGAGGCCGTGACGCCCGCGCTGCTGCCGACCGCCGGCGAACAGATCGTGGGCTTCGGTCGCGGGGTGCTGGAATACTGGCAGGCGATGGCGGTCGCCGTCGCGTGGGCCGCGGGCTCGCTCGTGCCGGCCGCCCTGGTGCTGAAGCGGAGGGACGTCTGA
- a CDS encoding sensor histidine kinase: MLRRFFAAHPNATDIIVASLYALSTLVWIVGSSTWAVAVLPALVWVVAVLGRRRYPVAAVVVSSVTTFIAFAITEQGDIIAPLLIVYAGAVYLAPWLAWAGFGSHTVATLLGMAVGVSAGTSTATSQGPVSLVWLAVIPYTALLLIAVLIGVNVGNRRRYLMALVDRAERLARERDQQAELAAAAERARIAREMHDVVSHGLTVVIALSEGAAATVARDPAAAEDLMRRAASGGREALAEMRRMLGVLGSDAGTAPQPRLDDLDAVVRTAREAGLAVDYRVKGTPPSDAALQLAVYRVVQEAVTNVLRHGVGAGSVTIDIEARPDETEVVVINDGPRVAPGSDSGGRGLLGMRERAALYNGTVDVGPRETGGWRVHVVLHHPERNR; the protein is encoded by the coding sequence GTGCTGCGGCGCTTCTTCGCGGCGCACCCGAACGCGACCGACATCATCGTCGCGTCGCTCTACGCGCTCTCGACACTCGTCTGGATCGTGGGCTCGTCGACTTGGGCGGTCGCGGTGCTGCCCGCGCTCGTCTGGGTGGTCGCCGTGCTCGGACGCCGACGCTATCCCGTCGCGGCGGTCGTCGTCTCGAGCGTGACGACCTTCATCGCGTTCGCCATCACGGAGCAGGGCGACATCATCGCGCCGCTGCTCATCGTCTACGCCGGTGCGGTGTACCTGGCGCCGTGGCTCGCGTGGGCGGGATTCGGATCGCACACCGTCGCGACACTGCTCGGCATGGCCGTCGGCGTCTCGGCCGGCACCTCCACCGCCACCTCACAGGGTCCGGTCTCGCTCGTCTGGCTCGCGGTCATCCCCTACACCGCACTGCTGCTCATCGCCGTGCTCATCGGGGTCAACGTGGGCAACCGCCGCCGATACCTCATGGCGCTCGTCGACCGGGCGGAACGCCTCGCCCGGGAACGGGATCAGCAGGCGGAGCTCGCCGCCGCGGCGGAACGGGCGCGGATCGCCCGGGAGATGCACGACGTCGTCTCCCACGGACTCACGGTCGTCATCGCCCTCTCCGAGGGCGCCGCGGCGACCGTCGCCCGCGATCCGGCCGCCGCGGAGGACCTCATGCGGAGGGCGGCCAGCGGGGGTCGGGAGGCCCTCGCGGAGATGCGCCGCATGCTGGGCGTGCTCGGCAGCGACGCCGGCACCGCCCCGCAGCCGCGGCTCGACGACCTCGACGCGGTCGTCCGCACCGCACGTGAGGCCGGCCTCGCCGTCGACTACCGGGTGAAGGGCACGCCACCCTCCGATGCGGCCCTGCAGCTCGCCGTCTACCGGGTGGTGCAGGAGGCGGTGACCAACGTGTTGCGCCACGGGGTCGGCGCGGGCTCCGTCACCATCGACATCGAGGCGCGACCCGACGAGACCGAGGTCGTCGTCATCAACGACGGGCCACGCGTGGCACCCGGCTCCGACAGCGGCGGTCGCGGGCTGCTCGGGATGCGCGAGCGCGCGGCACTGTACAACGGGACCGTCGACGTCGGGCCCCGCGAGACCGGAGGATGGCGGGTGCACGTCGTACTCCACCACCCGGAGAGGAACAGATGA
- a CDS encoding response regulator, which produces MTIRIALVDDQDLLRLGFRMVLQAEPDLEVVGEAASGRTALTMVAQARPDVVLMDVRMPDGDGIEATRRIAQDHPDTRVLILTTFDLDEYAFAGLRAGASGFLLKDTRPAELLSAIRAVAAGDAAVSPRVTRRMLELFGDRLQPDTPVVDDRLDALTERERQVLVAMAEGLSNGEIAERFFVSESTVKTHVGRVLAKLALRDRVHAVILAYETGLVRP; this is translated from the coding sequence ATGACCATCCGCATCGCCCTCGTCGACGACCAGGACCTGCTGCGACTCGGCTTCCGCATGGTGCTGCAGGCCGAGCCCGACCTCGAGGTCGTGGGCGAGGCCGCGAGCGGCCGGACGGCGCTGACCATGGTCGCCCAGGCCCGCCCGGACGTGGTGCTCATGGACGTGCGGATGCCCGACGGCGACGGCATCGAGGCGACCCGGCGCATCGCCCAGGACCACCCGGACACGCGCGTGCTCATCCTCACCACCTTCGACCTCGACGAGTACGCCTTCGCCGGATTGCGCGCCGGAGCGAGCGGATTCCTGCTCAAGGACACCCGGCCGGCCGAACTGCTCTCGGCCATCCGCGCCGTGGCCGCCGGGGATGCGGCGGTCTCCCCGCGGGTCACCCGGCGCATGCTCGAGCTGTTCGGGGACCGACTGCAGCCCGATACCCCGGTCGTCGACGACCGTCTCGACGCCCTCACCGAGCGGGAGCGGCAGGTGCTCGTGGCGATGGCGGAGGGCCTGAGCAACGGCGAGATCGCCGAGCGCTTCTTCGTGTCCGAGTCGACGGTCAAGACGCACGTCGGCCGGGTGCTCGCGAAACTCGCGCTGCGCGACCGCGTGCACGCGGTGATCCTCGCCTACGAGACGGGACTCGTGCGGCCCTGA